In Eucalyptus grandis isolate ANBG69807.140 chromosome 4, ASM1654582v1, whole genome shotgun sequence, the following proteins share a genomic window:
- the LOC104442630 gene encoding disease resistance protein RPV1-like isoform X1 has protein sequence MASSDAGTSWGSEYQVFLSFRGPDTRTGFTDVLFHSLIDVGIHVFRDDEELRVGERIDESLLQVINNSRIYIPVFSRNYASSQWCLCELAQIVANTLKSEGNKEILPIFFDVEPNDVKLKTPLYHNAILNLEHEKKLSNEQVNVWREALMEVDAIKGWEVKKYKGHGELIKLVVAKVVECLKSKHRLVTEYLVGIDDQVVAVSKLLDVDSDGVRLVKIYGMGGIGKTTLAKVIFNLLSSHFGKCCCFLEDVREKSSRTDGLVHLQKRLLSEIGHPTGTKNIDEIDYGIKRIEEILCNKKVLIVLDDVDNNEQVEKLVGKGTLYSGSRILITTRHKDILQVNRQNHQILDYEMEVMSDGHALELFSRHAFNTDFPSDDYNHLSREIVFATGRLPLALEVIGSFLCHKPQELWKETLHKLRKAPHEDVFGKLKISYDALNFKQQQIFLDIACFFIGEDKANAIYLWKGCEFFPDTELLPSLACLW, from the exons ATGGCAAGCTCAGATGCTGGAACATCATGGGGAAGCGAGTACCAAGTGTTTCTGAGTTTCAGAGGACCCGACACTCGAACTGGATTTACCGATGTCCTCTTTCATAGCTTGATTGACGTTGGAATCCACGTGTTTCGAGATGATGAAGAACTCCGTGTCGGTGAAAGAATCGATGAATCACTGCTGCAAGTGATCAACAACTCCAGGATCTACATACCGGTCTTCTCTCGGAACTATGCTTCGAGCCAATGGTGCCTTTGCGAGCTCGCACAGATCGTGGCAAACACCTTGAAATCTGAAGGTAATAAAGAGATCCTACCTATTTTCTTTGACGTGGAACCTAACGATGTTAAATTGAAGACCCCACTATATCACAATGccatactcaatttggagcaCGAGAAGAAGTTGAGCAACGAGCAAGTAAATGTTTGGAGAGAGGCCCTCATGGAGGTTGATGCCATAAAGGGGTGGGAGGTGAAGAAATACAAAGG CCACGGAGAACTAATCAAATTGGTAGTTGCGAAGGTCGTGGAATGTTTGAAGTCAAAACATAGATTGGTGACTGAATATTTAGTTGGAATCGATGATCAAGTAGTAGCAGTAAGCAAATTATTAGATGTCGATTCCGATGGTGTGAGACTCGTTAAAATTTATGGCATGGGAGGTATTGGAAAAACTACACTTGCCAAGGTCATCTTCAACCTACTTTCTTCTCATTTTGGAAAGTGTTGTTGTTTCCTTGAAGACGTTCgagagaaatcatcaagaacCGATGGCTTAGTTCACTTGCAAAAAAGGTTACTATCCGAAATCGGCCATCCTACAGGAACAAAGAACATTGATGAAATTGATTATGGAATTAAGAGGATTGAAGAAATACTTTGTAATAAGAAAGTCCTTATTGTACTCGATGATGTTGATAACAATGAACAAGTGGAGAAATTAGTTGGAAAGGGTACTTTATATTCAGGATCCAGAATATTGATTACAACTAGACATAAAGATATCTTGCAAGTCAATAGACAAAATCATCAGATTTTAGATTATGAAATGGAGGTGATGAGTGATGGACATGCACTTGAGCTTTTCAGTAGGCATGCATTTAACACAGACTTTCCTTCAGATGATTACAATCATCTTTCAAGGGAGATTGTATTTGCTACCGGGAGACTTCCGTTGGCTCTTGAGGTGATTGGTTCATTCCTCTGCCACAAACCACAAGAACTATGGAAAGAGACATTGCATAAGTTAAGAAAAGCACCTCATGAGGATGTTTTTGGAAAGTTGAAGATCAGCTATGATGCCTTAAATTTCAAGCAACAACAAATTTTCCTcgatattgcatgctttttcaTCGGTGAAGATAAGGCAAATGCAATCTACCTATGGAAAGGTTGTGAGTTTTTCCCAGATACAGAATTGCTGCCCTCATTGGCATGTCTTTGGTGA
- the LOC104442630 gene encoding toll/interleukin-1 receptor-like protein isoform X3, with protein MASSDAGTSWGSEYQVFLSFRGPDTRTGFTDVLFHSLIDVGIHVFRDDEELRVGERIDESLLQVINNSRIYIPVFSRNYASSQWCLCELAQIVANTLKSEGNKEILPIFFDVEPNDVKLKTPLYHNAILNLEHEKKLSNEQVNVWREALMEVDAIKGWEVKKYKG; from the exons ATGGCAAGCTCAGATGCTGGAACATCATGGGGAAGCGAGTACCAAGTGTTTCTGAGTTTCAGAGGACCCGACACTCGAACTGGATTTACCGATGTCCTCTTTCATAGCTTGATTGACGTTGGAATCCACGTGTTTCGAGATGATGAAGAACTCCGTGTCGGTGAAAGAATCGATGAATCACTGCTGCAAGTGATCAACAACTCCAGGATCTACATACCGGTCTTCTCTCGGAACTATGCTTCGAGCCAATGGTGCCTTTGCGAGCTCGCACAGATCGTGGCAAACACCTTGAAATCTGAAGGTAATAAAGAGATCCTACCTATTTTCTTTGACGTGGAACCTAACGATGTTAAATTGAAGACCCCACTATATCACAATGccatactcaatttggagcaCGAGAAGAAGTTGAGCAACGAGCAAGTAAATGTTTGGAGAGAGGCCCTCATGGAGGTTGATGCCATAAAGGGGTGGGAGGTGAAGAAATACAAAGG ATAA